A window of Myxococcales bacterium contains these coding sequences:
- a CDS encoding HAMP domain-containing histidine kinase — protein MQFRRRIVLSTVAVTAVALGVAFFAISKEFTELQESRLDGELVDVAKVEAKEAPLFGFSFNEGPGPPTNDVGPLTKHGVIYGDDDAPMSATAPFDKLPPSRATLSHPNERCFDFEHGGHHYRGVLVGIPGHPKKTVLLAALREDLDADERFLRDAMAFAFVVALAWAGVIASFVVRRFTREHQRIAEVANRVTKGDLSARVAARSGDPDVLNLARDVDEMIDTISALMTSQRRFLAHAAHELRSPITKIYGELQLAVRKDREAPELKKAILEALESTRALKNLTDDLLSLAKVTAGDTSNEECMLGSVVDNAVALSRPLAEERKVTFACEGLDVRLSGRPNDLSRLFRNLLENAASHSPEGGLVRVFGEVDERAGQVTVVVEDEGEGVPEEDRERIFEPFFRSAQSKSRLAGGSGLGLGIAREIALAHEGTLTLGRGELGARFVVTLPVSRGTTSSAPPSA, from the coding sequence GTGCAGTTCCGGCGTCGCATCGTGCTCTCTACCGTGGCCGTCACGGCGGTCGCGCTCGGCGTGGCGTTCTTCGCGATCTCGAAAGAGTTCACGGAGCTCCAGGAGAGTCGGCTCGACGGCGAGCTCGTCGACGTGGCGAAGGTCGAGGCCAAAGAGGCGCCACTCTTCGGTTTTTCGTTCAACGAAGGCCCCGGGCCGCCCACGAACGACGTGGGCCCGCTGACGAAGCACGGCGTCATCTACGGCGACGACGACGCGCCGATGTCGGCCACCGCCCCGTTCGACAAGCTCCCGCCTTCGCGGGCCACGCTCTCGCACCCGAACGAACGCTGCTTCGATTTCGAGCACGGCGGCCACCACTACCGCGGCGTGCTCGTCGGTATCCCGGGCCACCCCAAGAAGACGGTGCTGCTCGCCGCGCTCCGCGAGGACCTCGACGCCGACGAGCGCTTCCTCCGTGATGCCATGGCGTTCGCCTTCGTGGTGGCGCTCGCGTGGGCCGGGGTCATCGCGAGCTTCGTCGTGCGGAGGTTCACGCGCGAGCACCAGCGCATCGCCGAGGTGGCGAACCGCGTGACCAAGGGAGACCTCTCGGCGCGGGTCGCGGCGCGCTCGGGCGACCCCGACGTGCTGAACCTCGCAAGGGACGTGGACGAGATGATCGACACCATCTCCGCGCTCATGACCTCGCAGCGAAGGTTCCTGGCGCACGCGGCCCACGAGCTCCGCTCGCCGATCACCAAAATCTACGGAGAGCTCCAGCTCGCCGTGCGCAAAGACCGCGAGGCCCCGGAGCTGAAGAAGGCGATCCTCGAGGCGCTCGAGTCGACGCGCGCCCTCAAGAACCTCACGGACGACCTCCTCTCGCTCGCCAAGGTCACGGCGGGGGACACCTCGAACGAAGAGTGCATGCTCGGCTCCGTGGTCGACAACGCCGTCGCCCTGTCGCGGCCCCTCGCCGAGGAGCGCAAGGTCACCTTCGCGTGCGAGGGGCTCGACGTCCGCCTCTCGGGGCGACCGAACGACCTCTCCCGCCTCTTTCGGAACCTCCTCGAGAACGCCGCCTCCCACTCCCCGGAGGGCGGCCTGGTGCGCGTCTTCGGCGAGGTCGACGAGCGCGCGGGCCAGGTCACCGTGGTCGTCGAGGACGAGGGCGAGGGTGTGCCCGAAGAGGACCGCGAGCGCATCTTCGAGCCATTTTTTCGGAGCGCGCAGTCGAAGTCGCGGCTCGCGGGGGGCTCGGGCCTCGGCCTCGGGATCGCGCGCGAGATCGCCCTCGCCCACGAGGGCACCCTCACGCTCGGCCGAGGGGAGCTCGGGGCGCGCTTCGTCGTGACCCTCCCCGTCTCCCGCGGCACGACCTCGAGCGCCCCACCTTCGGCCTGA